A stretch of the Halomonas sp. BDJS001 genome encodes the following:
- a CDS encoding ABC transporter ATP-binding protein: MNRTTNVTPKPLLEVRELGKAYRRYRNELMRVVSWFSTVQPQEETWILRDINFDVAQGEAVGIVGQNGAGKSTLLKMITGTLRPSEGYIRTHGRVAAILELGMGFNGELTGRQNVLHSAGLMGFTHAQVDAAMDDIEAFAEIGEYFDQPMRVYSSGMQMRVAFSVATAFRPEILIVDEALSVGDAYFQHKSFDRIREFQRQGTSLLIVSHDKAAIQSLCDRAILLEQGRVLQDGMPQDIMDYYNAIIAKKENDKVEITPLDSGQIQTRSGSGEASIRQVSLHAASGNPLDVVDVGQEVELRITVVISADLPELVIGYKLKDRVGQDVFGTNTWHTHQVERELSAGETLTYRMRFNANLGPGSYSVSLSLHSSDTHLTHNYQWVDHALVFQMVNMEKDFFLGSSWIMPTIECERQTAKSSESNESV, translated from the coding sequence ATGAACCGCACCACCAACGTAACCCCAAAGCCGTTATTGGAAGTGCGTGAACTAGGCAAAGCATATCGCCGTTACCGCAATGAGCTTATGCGTGTAGTTAGCTGGTTCAGCACGGTTCAACCCCAGGAAGAGACTTGGATACTGCGCGATATCAATTTTGATGTCGCCCAGGGTGAGGCTGTCGGCATCGTGGGGCAAAATGGCGCAGGTAAAAGCACGCTGCTTAAGATGATAACGGGTACGCTGCGTCCCTCTGAGGGATATATACGTACTCATGGTCGCGTAGCCGCTATTTTAGAGCTGGGAATGGGCTTTAATGGTGAGCTAACCGGCAGGCAAAATGTACTGCACTCGGCGGGGTTGATGGGGTTCACTCACGCACAGGTTGATGCCGCCATGGACGATATAGAAGCCTTTGCCGAAATAGGGGAGTACTTCGACCAGCCAATGCGGGTCTATTCGAGTGGTATGCAAATGCGTGTTGCTTTTTCAGTCGCCACTGCCTTCCGCCCTGAAATTTTGATTGTTGATGAAGCGCTTTCAGTGGGTGATGCCTATTTCCAACACAAAAGTTTTGACCGCATTCGTGAGTTCCAGCGTCAAGGCACTTCGCTGTTGATAGTTTCCCATGATAAGGCAGCCATACAGAGCCTCTGTGACCGGGCTATCTTGTTAGAGCAGGGCAGGGTACTACAGGATGGTATGCCCCAAGATATCATGGATTACTATAATGCCATTATTGCTAAAAAAGAGAACGATAAAGTAGAAATCACCCCTCTAGACAGTGGGCAGATTCAAACCCGTTCAGGCTCAGGTGAGGCTAGTATAAGGCAGGTAAGCCTACATGCTGCTAGTGGCAATCCTCTGGATGTTGTCGATGTCGGGCAGGAAGTCGAACTGCGGATCACCGTGGTCATTAGCGCTGACCTGCCAGAGCTAGTGATAGGCTATAAGCTGAAAGATCGTGTAGGCCAAGATGTGTTTGGCACTAATACTTGGCACACTCATCAAGTCGAACGGGAGCTAAGCGCTGGCGAAACGCTCACCTATCGCATGCGCTTCAATGCGAATCTTGGCCCTGGTAGTTATTCTGTGTCGCTTTCCCTACACAGCAGCGATACTCACTTGACTCACAACTATCAATGGGTCGATCACGCGCTGGTGTTCCAAATGGTCAATATGGAAAAAGACTTCTTTTTGGGCAGCAGTTGGATCATGCCCACTATTGAGTGCGAGCGGCAAACCGCGAAAAGTTCAGAATCTAACGAGTCAGTTTAA
- a CDS encoding glycosyltransferase: MDFYTRFTNHFRGEKDAIKDRLKVYIPLLAPIMARYPDAQVVDLGSGRGEWLELMQENGWPAKGIDTNESMAKACNESGLHVEVNDALTALEQTPTNTLAAVTGFHIAEHIPFDSLVTLIQEVHRALVPGGVLILETPNPENLTVGLWSFYLDPTHLHPLPPPLLHFVATDTGYAKANILRLNGPKPPEESAPLRDYLDWVVSAYPDYALIAHKQADEASAPWFDYLDKLTEAQQGTLETLAAKMEEQTEQLARCQQQLVKYDQEKQLLEQHNAHLEHHLNSVLQSRSWRITLPLRQVMGWKRGSAQALGKLLRRLAQIPWLKRLALKVLNRFPALKVRVLKRMAASEGLFSRAGQLREEDFKNLDADVTAAVRQEALTLRDATLADQALFPKGIRLEGHINGSYSLAAVNRHLLNRLHASEHSPVLWLVPHEASLESQVRGTPGGEEETTQLNTLTDPSAWQILAPEQRVALYHHYPLIKPDPRFGLSVALFFWEESWVPSDMVDTLNQHYAGVIVTAWFVKKVLMDSGCKLPVHVVALPLMANPHAIKSSANDLARVAQQQTVNLLHVSSAFPRKGVDVLLQAFEQLAAQDSQLTLTLKTFPNPHNQVDIWVEQYVSEQHRDRLHIIMEDFDAAQMAALYQTADIVVLPTRGEGLNMPAIEAGEFSRMLVVTGYGAHTDFAPAQYAGWINYCFDHAQSHFSAGQAVWAEPSVASVVEQVQQHVQALRHGGERASGHASELHNAMQARFFSPFAVNSVLGALGRLQAVARQPLPPLSISLYSSWDEPCGIAQYSAHLVSALGEVDPAFTCDISAPRFSKGQQPKPNEQEKQLHVSRNWQRGQSPTLTGAVGSVIWLQHHFAFYELDSELQKQVQQCRRQGQRVYITLHTTRPVIDFDSARRRTVAATLATFDRVFVHTIDDLNYLKRIGLTDNVTQLPQGVDTCQYAPASAGSQAPIIGSFGFLLPHKGVNTLIEAFAALRKQQAVPVGATLRLVTSVRDEPSSQEELARCQRTAQRLGIENHIEWVTDFLPLEEAQRYLAECSAVVLPYQYTQESSSAAVRTAVAACPNILTTPAPIFDEVKDIVWQTRGFDSHDIAEGIIRVLNAPESKRDEYHKARGQWLTQRDWLTLANRYHGLLSAALVDNLLLQTTELNQVDT; the protein is encoded by the coding sequence ATGGATTTTTATACCCGTTTCACCAACCACTTTCGCGGCGAGAAAGACGCTATTAAAGATCGCTTAAAAGTGTATATACCACTGCTGGCGCCTATTATGGCGCGCTACCCCGATGCTCAGGTGGTCGACTTAGGCTCAGGACGGGGCGAGTGGCTGGAACTAATGCAGGAAAATGGCTGGCCCGCCAAAGGTATCGATACCAACGAAAGCATGGCCAAGGCGTGTAACGAAAGCGGCTTGCACGTTGAAGTGAATGACGCGCTAACCGCCCTGGAGCAAACCCCGACAAATACTCTGGCGGCAGTAACTGGCTTTCACATTGCCGAGCATATTCCGTTCGATAGTTTGGTCACGCTGATTCAAGAAGTGCATCGAGCGTTGGTACCGGGTGGGGTGCTCATTCTCGAAACTCCCAATCCCGAAAACCTAACCGTCGGGTTGTGGAGCTTCTATCTTGATCCTACCCATCTACACCCGCTGCCACCACCATTGCTGCATTTTGTGGCTACCGATACTGGCTATGCCAAAGCTAATATTTTGCGTCTAAACGGCCCGAAGCCTCCAGAAGAGAGCGCCCCGTTGCGTGATTACCTGGATTGGGTGGTCTCCGCCTATCCCGATTACGCGCTTATTGCCCATAAGCAAGCTGATGAAGCCAGCGCACCTTGGTTCGACTACCTGGATAAGCTAACCGAAGCTCAGCAAGGCACGCTAGAAACCCTGGCCGCTAAAATGGAAGAGCAAACCGAGCAGCTAGCGCGATGCCAGCAGCAATTGGTCAAGTACGATCAAGAAAAGCAGCTATTAGAGCAGCACAATGCCCACTTGGAACATCACCTTAACAGCGTACTCCAGAGTCGCTCATGGCGCATAACCTTGCCGCTACGCCAGGTAATGGGCTGGAAGCGGGGATCTGCTCAGGCTTTAGGAAAACTGTTGCGCCGCCTGGCACAAATACCCTGGTTAAAGCGGCTGGCACTTAAGGTGCTTAACCGCTTTCCTGCTTTGAAAGTGCGGGTTTTAAAGCGCATGGCTGCTAGTGAAGGACTGTTTAGTCGAGCGGGTCAGCTCCGCGAAGAAGACTTCAAAAACTTAGATGCTGACGTAACTGCCGCTGTACGCCAGGAGGCGCTAACACTGCGCGATGCTACGTTAGCCGATCAAGCCTTATTTCCAAAAGGCATTCGCCTAGAAGGTCATATTAATGGTAGCTACAGCCTAGCCGCGGTAAACCGGCACCTGCTAAACCGGCTGCATGCCAGCGAGCATTCACCGGTGCTGTGGTTAGTCCCTCACGAGGCAAGCCTAGAGAGCCAAGTTCGCGGTACGCCTGGTGGCGAAGAAGAAACTACTCAGCTAAACACCCTAACTGACCCTTCTGCGTGGCAAATATTAGCACCGGAGCAGCGCGTCGCGCTTTACCACCACTATCCACTCATTAAGCCTGATCCCCGTTTTGGACTGTCGGTCGCACTGTTCTTCTGGGAAGAGTCCTGGGTGCCAAGCGACATGGTTGACACTCTGAATCAACATTATGCTGGGGTAATTGTCACTGCTTGGTTCGTGAAAAAAGTACTCATGGACAGTGGATGTAAACTGCCTGTCCACGTGGTGGCACTCCCGCTGATGGCTAATCCGCATGCTATAAAGAGTAGCGCAAATGACCTGGCTCGCGTTGCACAGCAGCAAACCGTTAATTTGCTCCATGTCTCATCAGCCTTTCCGCGTAAAGGCGTAGACGTGCTGTTGCAAGCCTTTGAACAGCTTGCAGCTCAGGATTCCCAACTGACACTAACCTTAAAAACTTTCCCTAATCCTCACAACCAGGTAGATATTTGGGTAGAGCAATACGTTAGCGAACAGCACCGTGATCGCCTGCATATCATTATGGAAGATTTTGACGCTGCACAAATGGCCGCGCTCTACCAAACGGCCGATATCGTGGTGCTTCCCACCAGGGGGGAAGGGCTCAACATGCCCGCCATTGAAGCAGGAGAGTTCTCCCGTATGCTGGTGGTCACCGGCTACGGTGCTCATACCGATTTTGCTCCGGCACAATACGCTGGTTGGATAAACTACTGTTTTGACCATGCTCAATCGCACTTTAGCGCAGGCCAAGCGGTATGGGCAGAGCCTAGTGTGGCAAGCGTTGTAGAGCAGGTGCAGCAACATGTACAAGCACTCCGCCACGGCGGCGAAAGGGCCTCAGGGCACGCCAGTGAGCTGCACAATGCCATGCAGGCACGCTTTTTCTCGCCCTTTGCTGTGAATTCCGTGTTGGGCGCCCTCGGTCGCTTACAGGCAGTTGCCCGGCAGCCTCTGCCGCCGCTTTCAATAAGTCTGTATTCAAGTTGGGATGAGCCCTGCGGCATTGCTCAATATAGTGCCCATTTGGTCAGCGCCCTTGGAGAAGTCGATCCCGCTTTTACCTGCGATATCTCTGCTCCACGGTTTAGTAAAGGCCAGCAGCCAAAACCAAACGAACAGGAAAAACAGCTGCACGTGAGCCGCAATTGGCAGCGTGGCCAAAGCCCTACGCTTACAGGCGCAGTTGGCAGCGTAATATGGCTGCAGCACCACTTCGCATTTTATGAGCTGGATAGTGAGTTGCAAAAACAAGTACAGCAATGTCGTCGCCAGGGACAGCGGGTATACATTACCCTGCACACTACTCGTCCCGTGATCGACTTCGACAGTGCGCGGCGTCGCACTGTGGCTGCCACATTAGCTACTTTTGATCGAGTGTTTGTCCATACTATAGATGATCTAAACTATCTAAAACGTATTGGTTTAACCGACAACGTGACTCAACTACCCCAGGGGGTAGACACCTGCCAATACGCTCCAGCTTCTGCAGGCAGCCAGGCACCTATTATTGGTAGCTTCGGCTTCCTGCTACCTCATAAAGGGGTAAATACACTAATTGAAGCTTTCGCCGCTCTGCGTAAGCAGCAGGCGGTGCCGGTAGGTGCCACCTTGCGTTTGGTAACCTCAGTGCGTGATGAGCCCAGCTCACAAGAGGAGCTAGCTCGCTGTCAGCGTACTGCCCAGCGCTTGGGGATAGAAAATCATATTGAGTGGGTCACCGACTTCCTACCGTTGGAAGAGGCTCAGCGCTACCTGGCAGAGTGCAGCGCAGTGGTACTGCCGTACCAGTACACACAGGAGTCCAGCAGTGCGGCTGTACGTACAGCGGTGGCGGCGTGCCCGAACATTCTGACCACGCCGGCTCCCATCTTTGACGAAGTAAAAGACATCGTATGGCAAACCAGAGGCTTCGATAGTCATGATATTGCCGAAGGGATTATCCGTGTGCTGAATGCACCAGAGTCCAAAAGGGATGAATACCACAAAGCCCGTGGACAATGGCTAACCCAGCGTGATTGGTTAACGCTTGCAAATCGCTACCATGGTTTGCTCAGCGCGGCGCTAGTGGATAACTTGCTGCTTCAAACGACTGAGTTAAATCAGGTTGACACCTAA